A region of the Candidatus Bathyarchaeota archaeon genome:
CAGGATTTGGTTTAACCGACCAGACATTGGCCTTCCTATGTATAGGCCAAAATTTTGGGGATACCTGTCTTTTCATGTGCCTTGAAGGTCCTTTTTTGCCCATTTTTCAGTCCTCTCCTTTCTTCATTTCATAACCCCGGCGTTCTAGCTTCTCGCGTCTTCGGCTATCGTCGAGATTTAAGGTTGTAATCATAACGTTCTCTGGACGTATTGGAATTTGTACGATAGAACCGTCCATCCTAGTTCGAGTAATGCCCCCAATATATATCTTAACCCGCTTTGAGTCCACCCTAAGGACTTTTCCCTCAGAAAGTCTTTGGTCTCCTTTTGTGACCTGAACTGTATCGTCCTTGATAATAGGCATTGACCGGGTTCCGTGCTTAGTTTTCAGGGACGGCGATAATGGGGCAGAAAAGAACTTCCTTTTAGTGTGATGAGGGGCGTTGAACCGTATCTTTCGGTTTTTTCCGGGCTTAGTGATCCCTTTCTTCATTAGACCACAATCCTGGAGATAGTGCCTAATCTAGGCCAACGCTCTACTGCCTCCTTAGCTACGGGTCCTTTGACATCAGAGCCTCTCATCTCCCCGTCTGGCGTGAGGATAATTGCAGCGTTATCATAGAACTGGATCCATGACCCGTCACGCCTTGGGTAGGGTTTCCTCTGTCGTATTACTACAGCGTTGAAAAGTTGCCTTCTCATCTCAGGGGTTCCCTGCCTACAGGACACAATGATAAGGTCACCTACACCTGCAGGTGGAAGTCTCCTCCTCACGCCCTTATAGCCAACCACTTGGATGAGTTTGAGCTTCCTTGCACCTGTGTTATCAGCGCAGTTGATCATGCTTCCGGTTACGAGACCGGTGGAAATGCGTCGCCGCATTCCTACCCTACGCTTCATTCTCTTCGACATTTGATTTTACTCCTTTTCAACCACTACAAACGTCTTAGTTTTACTGAGGGGACGGCACTCGGCGATTTTTACCTTATCCCCTCGCCTAGCATCAATACAAGGGGGATTATGTGCTGGGATACGGTTGTGGAGTCTAGCGTACCTTTCGTATTTTGGGTAATATTTAGTATATTCAATGCTAATGATGACGGATTTTGCCATCTTATCACTCATGACTGTGCCCTCTAGGATTCGACCCCTTGTGCTGAGGTTTCCGTGGAAAGGACAGTCAATATCGTCGCACTTGGTCTCTGGTTCTTTGAATGACATCATATATTTACCATCTTCTTTTAACCTTCTTTTTGATTCTGTCCTCAGGCCTACCGTACAAAACCGCGCCCTCGACCTCAACCGGACCGCTGGAGAGTTTAAGAATGAATGTAGCGTCCTTCTTTGGGACTCTTTTAGATTCACCGTTCTGATTGATTACCAGTGTCTTAAGGCTCTCGTCGACAATTGGTCCGTCTATTACATGATGGGTGGAGTTTTTACTCCTGACAACTCCGGCCCTAAGACCAATAAGCTCATGCCTCAATAGGTTCCTTGAAGAAATGGGACTCATTAGGAGAGTTCATCCTCCCGCATAACGGTGAGCACCCTTGCGATGGCCTTCTTAAGGGACTTGACCCTGCCAGGGTTATCAAGGGAGCCTCCAGATTGGATCGTTGTATTAACCTTAGAAAGCTCAGTCCTGAACTCACCGAGGCGTCTCTCTTGATCCTCACGAGACATTTCCCGTATCTGACTCATTCTTAGAATAGGCAAGTGTTATTCCTTCTTTTTTGTCTCAGAATTGTCTAATGACTCGGAAGCCTCTATATTATCCGCTGCTAATTGCTTTTCGGGGATACCAGCTACTTTAACTTTAGGAGCCTTTTCTATAGCTGGGCACTCTTCTATGGTTAAAGCAAGTTCTTTTGAACTCTCTATATCTATAGTTGAATCTACTAGCTTGCGCGTCTCTAGAGTATCCACCTCTAGGACATCAATTGTAATTGTCTCAAGATCTTTCTTCGGGGTTAATTCGGAGTCCTCAACCTTTAAGACGTCGGGTTCCGCTGGAGGTTTAATTTTTTTAACCGTGGGAGATTCTTTGACGGGAGAGGACTCTTGAATTTTCTCTTTTTCTTCGGTTACTTTTGATGCATCTGAGACTATTTCGCCAGGACTCAGGGCGGACTTATTATCTATGGATTGGGTCAATATTTCAGGCTCTGATACCTCAGCTGAAATATCGGCTATTGCCTCCGAACTCTCAGTTGTCTCAACTTCTGTGGATACACTTGTCACTAAAGTGTTTTCAGCATCATCTTGAGTATGTTCCAATGTTGTAAGGGGCCCTAAGCCTTCACCTTGCTTTGAAAGATCTTCTTCTAAAGCCTCTCCTCCCTCGACTGCATCAAGCTCTGTGCCTTTGGGTAGTTCAATCTCGTCCTCAGGATATTCAATTACTGGAAGCCCAGAGAGATCCACCTTATCAGGGAACTTGGCAT
Encoded here:
- the rplX gene encoding 50S ribosomal protein L24, which codes for MKKGITKPGKNRKIRFNAPHHTKRKFFSAPLSPSLKTKHGTRSMPIIKDDTVQVTKGDQRLSEGKVLRVDSKRVKIYIGGITRTRMDGSIVQIPIRPENVMITTLNLDDSRRREKLERRGYEMKKGED
- a CDS encoding 50S ribosomal protein L14, giving the protein MSKRMKRRVGMRRRISTGLVTGSMINCADNTGARKLKLIQVVGYKGVRRRLPPAGVGDLIIVSCRQGTPEMRRQLFNAVVIRQRKPYPRRDGSWIQFYDNAAIILTPDGEMRGSDVKGPVAKEAVERWPRLGTISRIVV
- a CDS encoding 30S ribosomal protein S17; this encodes MMSFKEPETKCDDIDCPFHGNLSTRGRILEGTVMSDKMAKSVIISIEYTKYYPKYERYARLHNRIPAHNPPCIDARRGDKVKIAECRPLSKTKTFVVVEKE
- a CDS encoding ribonuclease P protein subunit, whose amino-acid sequence is MSPISSRNLLRHELIGLRAGVVRSKNSTHHVIDGPIVDESLKTLVINQNGESKRVPKKDATFILKLSSGPVEVEGAVLYGRPEDRIKKKVKRRW
- the rpmC gene encoding 50S ribosomal protein L29 gives rise to the protein MSQIREMSREDQERRLGEFRTELSKVNTTIQSGGSLDNPGRVKSLKKAIARVLTVMREDELS
- a CDS encoding 30S ribosomal protein S3, producing MSLVKKIVQDSLLKVKVDELLAEEYEQAGYGGITLTKTPLGTQINLYAMRPGRVIGKRGTAIRQASARLENELHLPNPQITVVEVEVPELDPRIMAARIANALERGIHYRRALFWSLRRTMESGALGCEILLKGKLRSDRGRYEKVVDGYIPKAGEPTQRYVRRAVIQVKQKKGTFGVTVVIVPPDAKFPDKVDLSGLPVIEYPEDEIELPKGTELDAVEGGEALEEDLSKQGEGLGPLTTLEHTQDDAENTLVTSVSTEVETTESSEAIADISAEVSEPEILTQSIDNKSALSPGEIVSDASKVTEEKEKIQESSPVKESPTVKKIKPPAEPDVLKVEDSELTPKKDLETITIDVLEVDTLETRKLVDSTIDIESSKELALTIEECPAIEKAPKVKVAGIPEKQLAADNIEASESLDNSETKKKE